Proteins encoded in a region of the Ornithodoros turicata isolate Travis chromosome 3, ASM3712646v1, whole genome shotgun sequence genome:
- the LOC135389222 gene encoding uncharacterized protein K02A2.6-like — translation MRTVIPPKYRKSILDVLHEGHLGLTKMKMLARSYVWWSGLDNDIAAKVKSCESCASTADDIQPVPLHRWERPEHPWTRLHADFAEYDKKHFLVVIDAHSKWPEVVQVRRQTVTDTLKAFQEIFLRQGTPEQLVTDNGPQFTSADFKSFLELRGIRHILTRRAQAGKEEEPVGTFLAKYRATPHVSTGKSPCELLNKRLFRMTLDLVRPSRRESGDVVMPLTQNKSTRNFQVMEKVWVKDPTQKHHWIKGVVLGRIGNVIYDVDVEGKKRRRVHADHLKRRISADDVPNADVESTTRPTGRLDLPVGLAFSSRHPTEILPHDDLPASSSMASPDRRPPVPTRRYPVRRRRSPARFKFTTLGGRDVVDDDDVTEDEQRAA, via the coding sequence ATGCGTACGGTCATTCCTCCGAAGTACCGCAAGAGTATCTTGGATGTGCTGCACGAAGGGCATCTAGGACTCACCAAAATGAAGATGCTCGCTAGATCGTATGTTTGGTGGTCTGGATTGGATAACGACATCGCAGCCAAAGTCAAAAGTTGTGAATCTTGTGCCTCAACCGCAGATGACATTCAACCAGTCCCTCTACACCGTTGGGAACGCCCAGAACATCCTTGGACGAGACTGCATGCCGATTTTGCGGAGTACGACAAGAAACACTTTCTAGTGGTTATAGATGCTCATAGCAAGTGGCCGGAAGTTGTCCAAGTACGCCGTCAGACTGTGACTGACACCTTGAAGGCCTTCCAAGAAATCTTCCTGCGGCAGGGTACCCCTGAGCAGTTGGTGACCGATAATGGCCCACAGTTCACCAGTGCTGATTTCAAATCCTTCTTGGAGCTACGGGGAATCCGTCACATTCTCACTCGTCGTGCTCAAGctgggaaggaggaggagcctgTTGGAACGTTTCTCGCGAAATACAGAGCTACCCCACATGTGTCGACCGGCAAGTCACCCTGCGAGCTGCTAAACAAGAGACTCTTCAGGATGACTCTAGACCTGGTCCGACCATCCCGGCGCGAAAGTGGCGATGTCGTCATGCCACTCACACAGAACAAGTCTACCAGGAATTTCCAGGTCATGGAAAAGGTCTGGGTAAAGGATCCAACTCAAAAACATCACTGGATCAAGGGCGTCGTCTTGGGACGCATAGGTAATGTTATATACGACGTGGACGTGGAAGGTAAGAAGCGCCGCCGTGTTCACGCCGATCACTTGAAGAGAAGAATCTCTGCGGACGATGTGCCAAATGCTGATGTCGAGAGCACAACCCGTCCAACTGGTCGATTAGATCTCCCAGTGGGTCTTGCCTTCAGCTCCCGGCACCCAACTGAGATACTTCCTCACGATGACCTCCCTGCGTCGTCGTCCATGGCGTCTCCTGATCGTCGGCCCCCTGTCCCTACCAGAAGATATCCTGTGCGTCGTCGGAGATCTCCCGCACGCTTCAAATTCACAACGTTAGGAGGGAGGGATGTAGTGGATGACGACGACGTTACGGAAGATGAACAACGAGCCGCGTGA